In a single window of the Microbacterium sp. SL75 genome:
- a CDS encoding LysE family translocator, giving the protein MPPIENLVAFVAASVVIIVIPGPSVLFVIGRSIALGRRAGVLSVVGNALGTVPAVIAVAFGVGAIVASSIVAFTVLKIVGAIYLVWLGIQAIRHRHAHVAGASRAPSSSWTLLRQGFVVGLTNPKTIAFFVAVLPQFVDPHAGAVWLQLLVLGLMFQIMALTCDSVWALAAGTAREWFARSPKRISTLSGTGGVMMIGLGGALALSGAKS; this is encoded by the coding sequence ATGCCTCCGATCGAGAACCTCGTGGCCTTCGTCGCCGCGTCGGTCGTCATCATCGTCATCCCGGGTCCGAGCGTGCTCTTCGTGATCGGACGATCCATCGCGCTCGGCCGCCGCGCGGGGGTGCTCAGTGTCGTCGGAAACGCGCTGGGCACCGTGCCCGCCGTCATCGCGGTGGCCTTCGGCGTCGGGGCGATCGTCGCGTCGTCGATCGTCGCGTTCACGGTGCTCAAGATCGTCGGGGCGATCTACCTCGTGTGGCTCGGCATCCAGGCCATCCGTCATCGCCACGCTCACGTCGCCGGGGCGAGCCGCGCGCCGTCGTCGTCGTGGACCCTGCTGCGTCAGGGTTTCGTCGTCGGGCTGACCAACCCCAAGACGATCGCCTTCTTCGTCGCGGTGCTGCCGCAGTTCGTCGATCCGCACGCGGGGGCGGTGTGGCTGCAACTGCTCGTTCTCGGCCTGATGTTCCAGATCATGGCGCTCACCTGCGACAGCGTGTGGGCCCTGGCCGCCGGCACCGCCCGCGAGTGGTTCGCCCGCTCACCCAAGCGCATCTCGACCCTGTCGGGCACGGGCGGGGTCATGATGATCGGCCTCGGCGGCGCGCTCGCGCTGTCGGGCGCGAAGAGTTGA